From Caulobacter segnis, a single genomic window includes:
- a CDS encoding (R)-mandelonitrile lyase yields the protein MITTTLIAVLIGAASFDPPQNGNQAMDIVRKAELKTVEGPAEYFTGKVTITGQFQRPGPSRVGGAIVHFEPGARTAWHSHPAGQTLIVTEGVGWTQAEGGPKLEFHAGDILWCPAEHKHWHGATPHAGMTHIAIQETVNGSPVTWMEHVSDVDYLTPVANDRSAERK from the coding sequence ATGATTACGACCACGCTCATCGCGGTCCTGATCGGGGCTGCGTCCTTCGATCCTCCTCAGAACGGAAACCAAGCCATGGACATCGTCCGCAAAGCCGAGCTCAAGACCGTCGAAGGGCCGGCAGAGTACTTCACGGGCAAGGTGACGATCACGGGCCAGTTCCAACGCCCCGGACCTTCCCGGGTAGGCGGCGCGATCGTCCACTTCGAGCCTGGGGCCCGGACCGCCTGGCATTCGCATCCCGCCGGCCAGACGCTGATCGTCACCGAAGGCGTCGGCTGGACCCAGGCCGAAGGCGGGCCGAAGCTGGAATTCCATGCCGGTGACATCCTCTGGTGCCCGGCCGAGCACAAGCATTGGCATGGTGCGACGCCACACGCGGGGATGACGCACATCGCCATCCAAGAGACCGTCAACGGCTCTCCTGTGACCTGGATGGAGCACGTCAGCGACGTGGACTACCTCACGCCGGTTGCCAATGACCGGAGCGCAGAGAGAAAGTAA
- the tal gene encoding transaldolase encodes MSNRLKTLAAAGQGVWLDFVDREFLADGGLDKLIAEDGLTGVTSNPSIFEKAIGHSDAYDEAVKTFVKAHPDADATAVYESLAIADIQTAADALLPTYDRLDGKDGYVSLEVSPYLANDTDGTIAEARRLWKAVDRRNLMIKVPGTDAGVPAVRALIEDGLNINITLLFSIEAYQAVAEAYLAGLEARVAKGRPIDRIASVASFFVSRIDTQMDKKIAALDTADAKALAGKIAIANAKLAYAWYQDLIASPRWTALAAKGAMPQRLLWASTGVKNPDYRDVLYIETLIGPDTVNTVPPKTLDAFRDHGEVDQTLTEGTADARAILEKAAALGLDLPGVTAALVADGVKQFSDAADTLLAAVEEKRRAFVQDTAE; translated from the coding sequence ATGAGCAACCGCCTGAAGACCCTCGCCGCCGCCGGACAGGGCGTTTGGCTGGATTTCGTCGATCGCGAGTTCCTGGCCGATGGCGGACTGGACAAGCTGATCGCCGAGGACGGCCTGACCGGCGTCACCTCCAACCCCTCGATCTTCGAGAAGGCCATTGGCCACAGCGACGCCTATGACGAGGCGGTGAAGACCTTCGTGAAGGCCCACCCCGACGCCGACGCGACGGCAGTTTATGAGAGCCTGGCCATCGCCGACATCCAGACGGCGGCCGACGCCCTGCTGCCGACCTACGATCGCCTGGACGGCAAGGATGGCTATGTCAGCCTCGAGGTCTCGCCCTACCTGGCCAACGACACCGACGGCACGATCGCCGAGGCGCGGCGGCTGTGGAAGGCGGTCGACCGGCGCAACCTGATGATCAAGGTCCCCGGCACGGACGCCGGCGTCCCGGCCGTCCGCGCGCTGATCGAGGACGGGCTGAACATCAACATCACCCTGCTGTTCTCGATCGAGGCCTACCAGGCCGTGGCCGAGGCCTATCTGGCTGGGCTAGAAGCCCGCGTCGCCAAGGGCCGGCCCATCGACAGGATCGCCAGCGTCGCCAGCTTCTTCGTCAGCCGCATCGACACCCAGATGGACAAGAAGATCGCGGCGCTGGACACGGCTGACGCCAAGGCGCTGGCCGGTAAGATCGCCATCGCCAACGCCAAGCTGGCCTATGCCTGGTACCAGGACCTGATCGCCAGCCCGCGCTGGACGGCGCTGGCCGCCAAGGGCGCCATGCCCCAGCGGCTGCTGTGGGCCTCGACCGGGGTCAAGAATCCCGACTATCGCGACGTGCTCTATATCGAAACCCTGATCGGCCCCGACACCGTCAATACCGTGCCGCCCAAGACCCTGGACGCCTTCCGCGACCACGGCGAGGTCGACCAGACCCTGACCGAGGGGACCGCGGACGCCAGAGCCATACTGGAGAAGGCGGCCGCCCTGGGCCTGGACCTACCCGGCGTCACGGCGGCGCTGGTCGCCGACGGCGTCAAGCAATTCTCCGACGCCGCCGACACCCTATTGGCCGCCGTCGAGGAAAAGCGCCGCGCCTTCGTCCAAGACACAGCGGAATAA
- the zwf gene encoding glucose-6-phosphate dehydrogenase, which translates to MTQRPPLAPDASLVIFGAMGDLARRLLAPSLANLRRDGLIGEGLSVIGVSHGEGNDEDLAKALGEFIPPDDAAAKSAWSALRGGITYLQGDFTEPATFQALADKLKGQANVVFYLATSPSFFAEIVEGLGHADLLDESEGFRRVVIEKPFGVDLESAKALNARLLKVATEEQLYRIDHFLGKDTVRNILVARFGNSLLEAVWNNRFIDHIQITAAETIGVGTRGKFYDATGALRDMVPNHLFKLLAMVGMEAPNSFDAEAVRAERARVIGAIRPPSPEDAKTNMARGRYTAGQAAGKPLKDYVAESDVAADGDTETYVALKLEVDTWRLASVPIYLRTGKAMSTHDTEIVIAFKPPALALFRESEGPTPANQLILQIGPDEGITLDFVAKAPGPLANTAPVSMAFRYKDHFEMGGSTGYETLIYDVLIGDPSLFQRGDEIEAAWRAVQPFLTLMAQGDAPLEDYAAGSDGPAGADALMARDGRQWHRLGS; encoded by the coding sequence TTGACGCAGCGCCCTCCCCTCGCCCCCGACGCCTCCCTGGTGATCTTTGGTGCGATGGGCGACTTGGCGCGTCGGCTGCTGGCGCCGTCGCTGGCCAATCTGCGGCGGGACGGGCTGATCGGCGAAGGTCTCTCGGTCATCGGCGTCAGCCACGGCGAGGGAAACGACGAAGACCTGGCCAAGGCCTTGGGTGAGTTCATCCCGCCGGATGACGCCGCCGCGAAGTCGGCGTGGAGCGCGCTGCGCGGCGGGATCACCTATCTGCAGGGCGACTTCACCGAGCCGGCGACCTTCCAGGCCCTGGCCGACAAGCTGAAGGGCCAGGCCAACGTAGTCTTCTATCTGGCCACCAGCCCGTCGTTCTTCGCCGAGATCGTGGAGGGCCTGGGCCACGCCGACCTCCTCGATGAAAGCGAGGGCTTCCGCCGGGTGGTGATCGAAAAGCCGTTCGGCGTCGACCTCGAGTCGGCCAAGGCCCTCAACGCCCGTCTGCTGAAGGTGGCGACCGAGGAGCAGCTCTATCGGATCGACCACTTCCTGGGGAAGGACACCGTCCGCAACATCCTGGTCGCGCGGTTCGGCAACAGCCTACTCGAGGCGGTGTGGAACAACCGCTTCATCGACCACATCCAGATCACCGCCGCCGAGACGATCGGCGTGGGCACGCGCGGCAAGTTCTATGACGCCACCGGCGCGCTGCGCGACATGGTCCCCAACCACCTTTTCAAGTTGCTGGCCATGGTTGGCATGGAGGCGCCCAACAGCTTCGACGCCGAGGCCGTGCGCGCCGAGCGGGCGCGGGTGATCGGCGCGATCCGCCCGCCCTCGCCCGAGGACGCCAAGACCAACATGGCGCGCGGCCGCTACACCGCCGGCCAAGCGGCCGGCAAGCCGCTCAAGGACTATGTCGCCGAGTCGGACGTCGCGGCGGACGGCGACACCGAGACCTATGTCGCCCTGAAGCTGGAGGTCGACACCTGGCGTCTGGCCAGCGTGCCGATCTACCTGCGCACCGGCAAGGCGATGTCGACGCACGACACCGAGATCGTCATCGCCTTCAAGCCCCCTGCCCTGGCGCTCTTCCGCGAATCCGAAGGCCCGACGCCGGCCAACCAGCTGATCCTGCAGATCGGGCCCGACGAGGGCATCACGCTCGATTTCGTCGCCAAGGCTCCTGGACCGCTGGCTAACACCGCGCCTGTCTCGATGGCCTTCCGTTACAAGGACCATTTCGAGATGGGCGGTTCGACCGGCTACGAAACCCTGATCTACGACGTGCTGATCGGCGATCCGTCGCTGTTCCAGCGCGGCGACGAAATCGAGGCGGCCTGGCGGGCGGTGCAGCCGTTCCTGACCTTGATGGCGCAGGGCGACGCCCCTCTGGAGGATTACGCCGCCGGCAGCGATGGCCCCGCCGGCGCCGACGCCCTGATGGCGCGCGATGGCCGCCAATGGCATCGTCTGGGCTCATGA
- the gnd gene encoding phosphogluconate dehydrogenase (NAD(+)-dependent, decarboxylating): MKIGVIGLGRMGANIVRRLMRGGHEVVVHNRSPEPVQELAKEGAIASTDLQDMRAKLGQSAIYWVMLPAGAVTDETIDEIAGFASPGDIIIDGGNSFYKDDIRRAKALRAKNLDYVDVGTSGGVWGLERGYCMMIGGDDAVVSKLDPIFATLAPGYGDIARTKGRDAADDRAERGYIHAGPAGAGHFVKMVHNGIEYGLMQAYAEGFDILKNKASELLPEDERFTLDLPDIAEVWRRGSVISSWLLDLSASALAKDGALDGFNGKVADSGEGHWTIEAAMEEAVPANVLSAALYARYRSRSENTYGEKLLSAMRFGFGGHVETPN; encoded by the coding sequence ATGAAGATCGGTGTGATCGGCCTTGGCCGCATGGGCGCCAACATCGTCCGTCGTTTGATGCGCGGCGGCCATGAGGTGGTGGTGCACAACCGCTCGCCCGAGCCGGTGCAGGAACTGGCCAAGGAAGGCGCGATCGCCTCGACTGATCTTCAGGACATGCGCGCCAAGCTGGGCCAGAGCGCGATCTACTGGGTGATGCTGCCGGCCGGCGCGGTCACCGACGAGACGATCGATGAGATCGCGGGTTTCGCCAGCCCCGGCGACATCATCATCGACGGCGGCAACAGCTTCTACAAGGACGACATTCGCCGGGCCAAGGCGTTGCGCGCCAAGAACCTCGACTATGTCGATGTCGGCACCTCGGGCGGCGTCTGGGGACTGGAGCGCGGCTACTGCATGATGATCGGCGGCGACGACGCCGTGGTCAGCAAGCTGGACCCCATCTTCGCGACCCTGGCCCCGGGCTATGGCGACATCGCGCGCACCAAGGGCCGCGACGCCGCCGACGATCGCGCCGAGCGCGGCTATATCCATGCCGGTCCGGCCGGCGCCGGGCACTTCGTCAAGATGGTGCACAACGGCATCGAGTACGGCCTGATGCAGGCCTATGCCGAGGGCTTCGACATCCTCAAGAACAAGGCCTCAGAGCTCCTGCCGGAGGACGAGCGCTTCACGCTGGACCTGCCCGACATCGCCGAGGTCTGGCGCCGCGGCAGCGTGATCAGCTCCTGGCTGCTGGACCTCAGCGCCTCGGCCCTGGCCAAGGACGGGGCCCTTGACGGCTTCAACGGCAAGGTCGCCGACAGCGGCGAAGGGCACTGGACCATCGAGGCGGCCATGGAAGAGGCCGTGCCGGCCAACGTGCTGTCGGCCGCGCTCTACGCCCGCTACCGCTCGCGCAGCGAGAACACCTACGGCGAGAAGCTGCTGTCGGCCATGCGCTTCGGCTTCGGCGGCCACGTGGAGACGCCGAATTGA
- a CDS encoding HAD family hydrolase gives MSVLPIKLLVSDVDGTLVRGDKTLSQVTIDAFGRLRTAGITATLISARPPSGMLRLAKALDIPGPLGAFNGGTLIDASGAVLSAQRLEPDVATTSLALLEAAGVDIWLFAHGLWYSRDTRNIHTDHERLAADTEPTLVADFSGLDRVDKIVAISEDHAGLARLEAKVIAAVGERATVARSQPYYLDITAPAANKGDGIAAVAKAAGVSLAETAAIGDMANDLPMFARAGLAIAMGQAPEHVRAAARFVTASNDDDGVSRAIDRYILRTEAPA, from the coding sequence ATGAGCGTGCTCCCCATCAAGCTCCTGGTTTCCGACGTCGACGGCACGCTGGTGCGTGGCGATAAGACGTTGTCCCAGGTTACCATCGACGCCTTCGGCCGCCTGCGTACTGCGGGGATCACCGCCACGCTGATCAGCGCTCGTCCGCCCAGCGGGATGCTTCGCTTGGCCAAGGCGTTGGACATTCCAGGCCCTCTCGGCGCATTCAACGGCGGCACGCTGATCGACGCCAGCGGCGCCGTGCTCAGCGCCCAGCGGCTGGAGCCAGACGTCGCGACCACGTCGCTCGCCCTGCTGGAGGCGGCCGGCGTCGACATCTGGCTGTTCGCCCACGGGCTCTGGTACAGCCGCGACACCCGCAACATCCATACCGACCACGAGCGCTTGGCCGCCGATACCGAGCCGACTCTGGTCGCCGACTTCTCCGGCCTCGACCGGGTCGACAAGATCGTGGCGATCAGCGAGGACCACGCAGGCCTCGCGCGGCTGGAAGCCAAGGTCATCGCCGCTGTCGGCGAGCGCGCCACGGTCGCCCGCTCGCAGCCCTACTATCTCGACATCACCGCCCCGGCCGCCAACAAGGGCGATGGCATCGCCGCGGTCGCCAAGGCCGCCGGCGTGTCGCTCGCCGAAACCGCCGCGATCGGCGACATGGCCAACGACCTGCCGATGTTCGCCCGCGCGGGTCTGGCCATCGCCATGGGCCAGGCGCCCGAGCACGTCCGGGCGGCGGCGCGCTTCGTCACCGCTTCCAACGACGACGACGGCGTCTCCAGGGCCATCGACCGCTACATCCTGCGCACGGAGGCCCCGGCATGA
- a CDS encoding arylesterase, with protein MSPTAQRFPSRRRFLLGLGLMTQIAAAPKSAVVTVLGDSITAGLGLPARDAMPAQLQSALQKMGVPAIVRAAGVSGDTSGGGLARVGFSVGNDTTLCVVALGGNDLLQGVEPSKTKANLRGVLQKLKARGIKAVLVGVGAPPIIGAAYAREFNAVYPSLAREFAVPLYPNILAGVSGNPTLIQRDGLHPNAEGAKRIGQALAPVIAKALNSRRISAGGRRPG; from the coding sequence ATGAGCCCCACCGCACAGCGTTTTCCCAGCCGCCGCCGATTTTTGCTCGGTCTGGGCCTGATGACTCAGATCGCCGCCGCGCCGAAGTCCGCCGTCGTCACGGTTTTAGGCGACTCCATCACGGCTGGGCTAGGCCTGCCCGCGCGCGACGCCATGCCGGCCCAGCTCCAGTCAGCGCTCCAGAAGATGGGGGTTCCCGCCATCGTCCGAGCGGCGGGCGTCTCGGGCGACACCAGTGGCGGCGGGCTAGCGCGGGTCGGCTTCAGCGTCGGCAACGACACGACCCTCTGCGTCGTCGCACTGGGCGGCAATGATCTGCTACAGGGCGTCGAGCCGTCCAAGACCAAGGCCAATCTGCGCGGCGTTCTCCAGAAACTGAAGGCGCGAGGCATCAAGGCGGTGCTGGTGGGTGTCGGCGCGCCGCCGATAATCGGAGCCGCCTACGCCCGCGAGTTCAACGCGGTTTATCCCAGTTTGGCGCGAGAATTCGCCGTGCCGCTCTATCCCAACATCCTGGCCGGGGTCAGTGGCAATCCGACGCTGATCCAGCGCGATGGCCTCCATCCCAACGCGGAGGGCGCCAAGCGGATCGGCCAGGCCTTGGCGCCAGTCATCGCCAAGGCCTTGAATTCCAGACGAATTTCCGCCGGTGGACGGCGTCCTGGGTAG
- a CDS encoding ABC transporter ATP-binding protein, whose protein sequence is MTDGVPPPVQAVPPLVLEAIALTLPSTAGPVNILRGVGLTVGAGERVAVIGPSGSGKSSLIAVGAGLEEPTGGTVRLFGQDLAKLDEDGRARLRRGRAALVFQAFHLLPNMTAEENVATPLEIAGVRGAGATARDWLGRVGLSGRLTHYPHQLSGGEQQRVALARALAARPALLFADEPTGNLDSATAASVANLMFDLVAEVGAALVMVTHDPALAARADRIVRMADGRIAA, encoded by the coding sequence ATGACCGACGGCGTTCCGCCCCCAGTGCAAGCTGTTCCGCCCTTGGTCCTGGAGGCCATCGCCTTGACCTTGCCCTCCACCGCCGGCCCCGTGAACATCTTGCGCGGCGTCGGCCTCACGGTTGGCGCCGGAGAGCGCGTAGCCGTGATCGGCCCTTCTGGCTCGGGCAAGTCCTCGTTGATCGCGGTCGGGGCCGGGCTTGAAGAGCCTACTGGCGGAACGGTGCGCTTGTTCGGCCAGGACCTCGCCAAACTGGACGAGGACGGCCGCGCGCGGCTGCGCCGCGGCCGCGCGGCGCTGGTGTTTCAGGCCTTTCACCTGCTGCCCAACATGACCGCCGAGGAGAACGTCGCAACCCCGCTGGAGATCGCGGGGGTCCGCGGCGCAGGCGCCACGGCGCGCGACTGGCTGGGCCGAGTCGGCCTGTCCGGGCGTCTGACACACTATCCGCACCAACTGTCGGGCGGCGAGCAGCAACGGGTCGCTCTGGCCCGCGCCCTTGCCGCCCGCCCGGCCCTGCTGTTCGCCGACGAGCCGACCGGCAATCTGGATAGCGCGACCGCCGCGTCCGTCGCCAACCTGATGTTCGATCTTGTCGCCGAGGTCGGTGCGGCCCTGGTGATGGTCACCCATGACCCGGCCCTGGCCGCGCGCGCCGATCGCATCGTGCGGATGGCCGATGGACGGATCGCGGCGTGA
- a CDS encoding cyclophilin-like fold protein gives MRRTVLAAAGLALVSMGRAMAQERIQIVSPWGEVTATLADNAAARAFARRLPMTIQMRDHLRQEKTGILSSPLPQAQRQVDFKPGTLGLWGSDEVVIYYRGGRVPQPGIVVLGKVAGDVSIFDRPGPVLVQVRQAQASTAK, from the coding sequence ATGCGACGCACCGTCCTGGCCGCCGCCGGCCTCGCCCTCGTCTCAATGGGGCGCGCCATGGCGCAAGAGCGTATCCAGATCGTCTCGCCGTGGGGTGAGGTCACCGCCACCCTGGCCGACAACGCCGCGGCGCGCGCCTTCGCGCGGCGGTTGCCGATGACGATCCAGATGCGCGACCACCTGCGACAGGAAAAGACGGGGATCTTGTCCTCGCCCCTGCCGCAGGCCCAGCGCCAGGTCGATTTCAAGCCCGGCACGCTGGGCCTGTGGGGCTCGGACGAGGTCGTGATCTACTACCGGGGCGGGCGCGTGCCCCAGCCAGGCATCGTCGTCCTCGGCAAGGTGGCTGGCGACGTCTCAATCTTCGATCGCCCGGGCCCCGTCCTGGTGCAGGTGCGTCAGGCCCAGGCCTCGACGGCGAAGTGA
- a CDS encoding ABC transporter permease, producing MTNLPLALRLAARELRSGVRGFRIFLACLALGVAAIAAAGSTAEAFRQGLASQAREILGGDLSFSVENRDFTDKERAAFEKLGVTTYAAGARAMAQAPGGDRRLVSLRGVDSRFPLAGAVKLDGAPNLAAALADRDGLPGAAVDPALLDRLHLKIGDRFEAGAMNLVVRARLLSEPDGLSRGFSIAPRVLVRGDVLERSGLLAPGGLSGRTVRIGLPAGQDPRATGKAFQAAFPDSHLEVRDRLDSAPGARRLIDQLEYFLGFIGLASLVAGGLGVAGAVSAYLSAREPAIAVLKALGAESGLIRNLHLIQIGVLALLGVAIGLVIGAAAPLILGQMAGANLPIPALFKVYPWPLAKAGLFGFLAATAFSLIPLARARSTPPSALFRRTPKAHFPLGPEAIGAVVAGAGLAALAVVTAPSPLAAAIMIAGVAIAFGLLSALGRIAARGAGRARRLTRGPGKLGLANLAGPNSAAKTASPAIGLGVALLSWVVLIQSALLAQVSDVAPRTAPAMVFTEIPADRAAAFDAAVADVIGPLHEDVYLRMPFATGRIIRLKGRPVDTKSIRASQRWAFDNDIGLSLFAREPAKAGLVSGRWWRADSAAPPQVAINVEIAHAADLKVGDTITVLVLGREIEARIAVLRKVDFGGFGPNFALIFNPATLEGADLRSVAIVRLDRAQEATLTRELGQDFPGVNVISVREQLDAAAALFDRLALAVRGAAAVAGLAGILVLAGAIAAGARARAREAATLKVLGATRAQILLAYVIEYGAVGLIAGSAGVLFGVAAAWPVVVKIFEARWSIDWSGILVLLTGATGLASVGGLIAASLALSQRPAPVLRGD from the coding sequence GTGACGAACCTTCCGCTGGCCTTGCGCCTGGCCGCCCGGGAGCTGCGCTCGGGCGTGCGCGGCTTTCGCATCTTCCTGGCCTGCCTGGCCCTGGGCGTGGCCGCCATCGCCGCCGCCGGCTCGACCGCCGAGGCGTTCCGCCAAGGTCTTGCCAGTCAGGCGCGTGAGATCCTGGGCGGCGACCTGTCGTTTTCGGTGGAGAACCGCGACTTCACGGACAAGGAGCGCGCGGCCTTTGAAAAGCTGGGCGTCACCACCTATGCCGCCGGCGCCCGCGCCATGGCCCAGGCGCCGGGCGGAGATCGCCGGCTTGTCAGCCTGCGCGGGGTGGACAGTCGTTTCCCGCTGGCCGGCGCCGTCAAGCTGGACGGCGCGCCCAACCTCGCCGCCGCCCTGGCCGACCGTGACGGCTTGCCCGGCGCGGCGGTCGACCCCGCCCTGCTGGATCGGCTGCACCTGAAGATCGGCGACCGCTTCGAGGCCGGCGCCATGAACCTGGTTGTGCGCGCCCGCCTGCTCAGCGAACCCGACGGCCTGTCGCGCGGCTTCTCCATCGCCCCGCGCGTTCTCGTCCGCGGCGATGTCCTCGAGCGCTCCGGCCTGCTCGCGCCGGGAGGTCTCTCCGGCCGCACGGTTCGCATCGGCCTGCCGGCTGGCCAGGATCCCCGCGCCACGGGCAAGGCCTTCCAGGCCGCGTTCCCAGATTCCCATCTGGAGGTCCGTGATCGACTGGATAGCGCGCCGGGCGCTCGGCGACTGATCGACCAACTGGAATACTTTCTGGGCTTTATCGGTCTAGCCTCGCTGGTGGCCGGCGGTCTGGGTGTCGCCGGCGCGGTGTCGGCCTACCTCTCGGCGCGGGAGCCGGCGATCGCGGTGCTCAAGGCCCTGGGCGCGGAGAGCGGCCTCATCCGAAACCTGCACCTGATCCAGATCGGCGTCCTGGCCCTACTGGGGGTGGCGATCGGCTTGGTCATCGGCGCAGCCGCCCCACTGATCCTGGGCCAGATGGCCGGCGCGAACCTGCCGATCCCAGCGCTGTTCAAGGTCTATCCGTGGCCGCTCGCCAAGGCCGGACTGTTCGGCTTCCTGGCGGCGACAGCATTCTCGCTGATCCCGCTGGCGCGGGCTCGCAGCACGCCGCCTTCGGCCCTGTTCCGCCGCACGCCCAAGGCCCACTTTCCGCTGGGCCCTGAGGCGATCGGCGCGGTCGTGGCGGGCGCCGGCCTCGCGGCTCTGGCCGTGGTCACCGCCCCGAGTCCGCTAGCGGCGGCGATCATGATCGCGGGCGTCGCCATCGCCTTTGGCCTGCTCTCGGCGCTCGGTCGGATTGCGGCCAGAGGCGCGGGCCGCGCTCGCCGGCTGACGCGCGGCCCCGGCAAGCTCGGCCTTGCCAACCTCGCCGGCCCGAACTCGGCGGCGAAGACTGCAAGTCCCGCGATCGGCCTCGGCGTCGCCCTCCTCTCCTGGGTCGTGCTGATCCAGTCGGCTCTGCTGGCCCAGGTCAGCGACGTCGCTCCACGCACAGCGCCGGCCATGGTGTTCACCGAGATCCCCGCCGACCGCGCCGCCGCCTTCGACGCTGCGGTGGCCGACGTAATCGGACCGCTGCATGAGGACGTCTATCTGCGTATGCCGTTCGCTACGGGTCGGATCATCCGCCTCAAGGGCCGGCCCGTTGACACCAAGAGCATAAGGGCCTCGCAGCGCTGGGCGTTCGACAACGACATCGGCCTTTCCCTGTTCGCTCGAGAACCGGCGAAGGCGGGCCTTGTATCTGGTCGCTGGTGGCGCGCGGACAGCGCCGCTCCGCCTCAGGTCGCCATCAATGTCGAGATCGCCCACGCCGCCGACCTCAAGGTCGGCGACACGATCACCGTTCTGGTCCTCGGCCGGGAGATCGAGGCGCGGATCGCTGTGCTCCGCAAGGTCGACTTTGGGGGCTTCGGACCAAACTTCGCGCTGATCTTTAATCCCGCCACGCTGGAGGGCGCCGACCTGCGCAGCGTCGCCATCGTCAGGCTCGACCGCGCGCAGGAGGCCACGCTCACCCGCGAGCTCGGCCAGGACTTTCCGGGGGTGAACGTGATCAGCGTGCGCGAGCAGTTGGACGCGGCCGCCGCCCTCTTCGACCGCTTGGCGCTGGCCGTCCGCGGCGCGGCAGCCGTCGCTGGCCTCGCGGGAATACTGGTGCTGGCGGGCGCCATAGCCGCCGGAGCCCGGGCGCGGGCGCGAGAAGCGGCCACCTTGAAGGTGCTAGGGGCGACGCGCGCCCAGATCCTACTCGCTTACGTTATAGAGTACGGCGCCGTGGGACTCATCGCCGGCTCAGCGGGCGTATTGTTTGGTGTCGCGGCGGCGTGGCCGGTTGTGGTCAAGATCTTCGAAGCGCGCTGGAGCATCGACTGGAGCGGCATCCTGGTGCTCTTGACCGGTGCTACAGGCCTGGCGAGCGTCGGCGGCCTGATCGCCGCAAGTCTCGCTCTGTCCCAACGTCCAGCCCCGGTGCTGCGCGGGGATTGA
- the rpe gene encoding ribulose-phosphate 3-epimerase, which yields MSRPIKIAPSVLAADFTRLGEEVRAIDAAGADWIHVDIMDGRFVPEISFGPSIVKAIRRSTAKPLNVHLMVVEPERSLERYRDAGADHLLVQAEPGSTVHLHRVLSQVRELGCRPGVVIDPATPIAWIEHVLHLVDIVLVMTVNPGFGGQAFLPEMLPKIAALRQLCDARDLSPHIEVDGGQDAHTASAVIEAGADVLVAGTSIFNSGDYAQAIRKLRNYAPGP from the coding sequence ATGAGCCGGCCGATCAAGATCGCGCCCTCCGTCCTGGCGGCCGACTTCACGCGGCTGGGCGAGGAGGTGCGCGCCATCGACGCCGCCGGCGCCGACTGGATCCATGTCGACATCATGGACGGCCGGTTCGTGCCCGAGATCTCGTTTGGCCCTTCGATCGTCAAGGCGATCCGCCGGAGCACCGCCAAGCCGTTGAACGTCCACCTGATGGTCGTCGAGCCGGAGCGATCGCTGGAACGCTATCGCGACGCCGGCGCTGATCACCTGCTGGTCCAGGCCGAGCCGGGTTCGACGGTCCACCTGCACCGCGTGCTCTCCCAGGTGCGCGAGCTGGGCTGTCGCCCAGGCGTCGTGATCGATCCCGCCACCCCGATCGCCTGGATCGAACACGTGCTGCACCTGGTCGATATCGTGCTGGTGATGACGGTCAATCCCGGCTTCGGCGGCCAGGCTTTCCTTCCCGAGATGCTGCCCAAGATCGCCGCCTTGCGCCAGCTGTGCGACGCCCGGGACCTGTCGCCGCACATCGAGGTCGACGGCGGCCAGGACGCCCATACGGCCTCCGCCGTCATCGAAGCCGGCGCGGACGTCCTGGTGGCCGGAACCTCGATCTTCAACTCGGGCGACTATGCCCAGGCGATCCGCAAGCTGCGCAATTATGCTCCTGGGCCGTGA